A genomic segment from Myxosarcina sp. GI1 encodes:
- a CDS encoding phosphoketolase yields the protein MIQTAPEVKQEPLDGAELRQMNAYWRAANYLSVGQIYLYDNPLLKEPLKLEHIKPRLLGHWGTTPGLNFIYVHLNRMIKNQELNVIYLAGPGHGGPGLVANTYLEGTYSEYYPNISQDEEGMRKLFQQFSFPGGIPSHVAPETPGSIHEGGELGYALAHAYGAAFDNPELIAACIVGDGEAETGPLATAWHSNKFLNPVCDGAVLPILHLNGYKIANPAVLARIGARELESLFIGYGYKPYIVEGSDPEVMHQKMAATLDTVVAEIKQIQHQARSTGVTTRPQWPMIILKTPKGWTGPKEVDGNKTEGYWRSHQVPLAEMAAKPKHVQLLEDWMRSYKPEELFDGNGTLIRELAELAPRGERRMGANPHANGGLLLKDLKMPDFRNYAVDVSQAGTVTAEATRVMGHFLRDVMKKNLEQKNFRVFGPDETASNRLSALFEVTDRAWTAETMAEDEHLAANGRVMEILSEHTCQGWLEGYLLTGRHGLFSCYEAFIHIVDSMFNQHAKWLKTTSKEIPWRRPIASLNYLLTSHVWRQDHNGFSHQDPGFIDHVANKKADVIRVYLPPDANTLLSVTDHCLRSQNYVNVIVAGKQSELQYLDMDSAIKHCTAGIGIWEWASNDRDSEPDVVMACAGDVPTLETLAAVALLRQHFPNLKVRVVNVVDLMKLQPEEEHPHGLSNKDFDTIFTTDKPIIFAYHGYPWLIHRLTYRRTNHKNLHVRGYKEEGTTTTPFDMVVRNDLDRFHLFGDVIDRLPQLGSQAAYTKQFIRDKIIEHQQYITRYGRDMPEISQWQWPF from the coding sequence ATGATTCAAACTGCCCCCGAAGTGAAGCAAGAACCCCTTGACGGTGCAGAATTACGCCAGATGAACGCCTATTGGCGGGCAGCTAACTACCTTTCTGTGGGGCAAATCTATTTATATGACAATCCCCTCCTGAAAGAACCGCTGAAATTGGAGCATATCAAGCCCAGGCTACTCGGTCACTGGGGAACTACTCCAGGGCTTAATTTTATCTACGTTCACCTCAACCGAATGATTAAGAATCAAGAGCTGAACGTGATTTACCTTGCAGGTCCAGGTCACGGGGGTCCTGGATTGGTCGCCAACACCTATTTAGAAGGAACCTATAGTGAATACTACCCGAATATTTCTCAAGATGAAGAGGGGATGAGAAAGCTGTTTCAACAGTTTTCCTTCCCAGGGGGGATTCCCAGTCATGTAGCTCCTGAAACCCCTGGTTCGATCCACGAAGGAGGTGAGCTTGGATACGCCCTGGCTCATGCTTATGGGGCTGCTTTTGATAACCCCGAGCTAATTGCTGCCTGTATCGTTGGGGATGGGGAAGCGGAAACTGGTCCCCTGGCTACAGCGTGGCACTCTAATAAATTTCTCAACCCCGTTTGCGATGGAGCGGTGTTACCCATTCTCCACTTAAATGGGTACAAGATTGCCAATCCCGCAGTCTTAGCCCGAATTGGCGCTCGGGAATTAGAAAGCTTATTTATCGGTTACGGTTACAAACCCTATATCGTAGAGGGTTCTGACCCTGAAGTAATGCACCAGAAGATGGCAGCTACCCTGGATACGGTTGTTGCCGAAATTAAGCAAATTCAACACCAAGCTCGCAGTACGGGAGTAACCACACGTCCCCAGTGGCCGATGATTATTCTGAAAACTCCCAAAGGATGGACGGGTCCCAAGGAAGTTGATGGTAACAAAACCGAAGGGTACTGGCGATCGCATCAGGTTCCCCTAGCTGAGATGGCAGCTAAGCCAAAACACGTCCAGCTACTGGAAGACTGGATGAGAAGTTATAAGCCTGAAGAGCTTTTCGATGGGAATGGAACCTTAATTCGCGAACTCGCGGAATTGGCTCCTCGGGGCGAGCGGCGTATGGGTGCTAATCCTCACGCTAACGGCGGACTATTGCTAAAAGACTTGAAAATGCCCGATTTCCGGAACTATGCTGTTGATGTTTCTCAAGCTGGAACTGTCACCGCTGAAGCAACGCGCGTGATGGGTCATTTTCTGCGGGACGTAATGAAGAAAAATTTAGAGCAGAAAAATTTTAGGGTATTTGGTCCAGACGAGACAGCATCAAACCGATTGAGTGCTTTGTTTGAGGTAACAGATCGAGCCTGGACAGCTGAGACAATGGCTGAAGATGAGCATTTAGCTGCCAACGGTCGGGTGATGGAAATTCTGAGCGAGCATACCTGCCAGGGTTGGTTGGAAGGATATCTCCTCACTGGTCGCCACGGTTTATTCTCCTGTTACGAAGCATTCATTCACATTGTAGACTCGATGTTTAATCAGCATGCCAAGTGGCTCAAAACTACTAGCAAGGAAATTCCTTGGCGGCGACCTATCGCTTCCCTGAACTACCTACTAACTTCTCACGTTTGGCGGCAGGATCATAATGGATTTTCCCATCAAGATCCCGGTTTTATCGACCATGTAGCCAATAAAAAAGCTGATGTAATCCGAGTTTACCTACCCCCTGATGCCAATACCCTGCTTTCCGTAACCGATCATTGCCTGCGCAGCCAAAACTATGTCAATGTCATTGTCGCTGGCAAGCAAAGCGAACTACAGTATCTAGATATGGATTCTGCCATCAAACACTGCACTGCTGGTATCGGGATCTGGGAATGGGCTAGTAACGACCGCGATAGCGAACCAGATGTGGTGATGGCTTGTGCTGGAGACGTGCCGACCCTGGAAACTCTTGCTGCGGTTGCTCTGCTTCGCCAGCACTTTCCCAATTTGAAAGTTCGAGTGGTCAATGTAGTTGACCTGATGAAACTCCAGCCAGAGGAAGAACATCCCCATGGTCTGTCCAACAAAGACTTCGATACGATCTTCACCACTGACAAACCAATCATTTTTGCCTATCACGGTTATCCCTGGCTGATCCATCGTCTCACCTATCGTCGGACAAACCATAAAAATCTCCACGTTCGGGGTTACAAAGAAGAAGGAACGACAACTACGCCGTTTGATATGGTCGTCCGCAATGACTTGGATCGCTTTCACCTCTTTGGCGATGTAATCGATCGATTACCCCAACTGGGTTCTCAAGCAGCTTACACCAAACAGTTTATCCGCGACAAAATTATCGAACACCAACAGTACATCACTAGATACGGTCGGGATATGCCCGAAATTTCTCAATGGCAATGGCCCTTTTAA
- a CDS encoding class I SAM-dependent methyltransferase: MISTSELQEFQKHMPLVGDINLKSPGAYQMTRMATTLFNGVQMAGAEAYISGLEIPDPTVKSFLDSVLPILYRHFPALLVPYEWVLKPSEQLAQGARELMEIQYDLPEELFMLMLGESKLLYPKYSMALWEQGALNLEQAQRHMLDDLVQKVGIEDGDEILDLGCGWGSAANYILSKFPHVKVTGLNLSNQQCEYIRKKMKDPDSYLSSDRFSLYEADFNEVSFDNKFDKVISIGVFEHIGNLKQSLKKLASFLREDGMALIHLISTRLPHNIYSPFLNKYIFPNARIWNYEAIPNCDRALKTIDKWYLNGINYAKTLHIWLENFDKNQAKISNLNYRMKYNKFRRIWRLYLLWCISYFESCDGEILGLGQYLLTQA; the protein is encoded by the coding sequence ATGATTTCTACCTCTGAGCTACAAGAATTTCAAAAGCATATGCCGCTAGTGGGAGATATCAACCTCAAAAGCCCAGGAGCTTACCAAATGACTCGTATGGCTACTACGTTATTCAATGGCGTACAAATGGCAGGTGCAGAGGCTTATATCAGCGGGTTAGAAATTCCCGATCCCACTGTCAAATCATTTTTGGACTCTGTCTTGCCAATTTTATATCGGCATTTTCCTGCTCTCCTCGTTCCCTATGAATGGGTATTAAAACCGAGCGAGCAACTCGCACAAGGAGCGCGAGAGCTAATGGAAATTCAGTACGATCTGCCTGAAGAACTATTTATGCTGATGTTGGGAGAAAGTAAACTGTTATATCCCAAGTACAGTATGGCTTTATGGGAACAAGGAGCTTTAAATCTCGAGCAAGCCCAAAGGCACATGCTAGACGATCTGGTTCAAAAAGTAGGGATCGAAGATGGAGACGAAATCTTAGATTTGGGATGCGGCTGGGGTTCTGCTGCTAACTACATTCTTTCTAAGTTTCCCCATGTCAAGGTTACGGGGCTAAATTTAAGTAATCAGCAATGCGAGTATATCCGCAAGAAAATGAAAGACCCCGATAGTTACCTTAGCTCAGACCGTTTTTCTCTTTACGAAGCTGACTTTAATGAGGTTAGCTTCGATAATAAGTTTGATAAGGTCATCTCCATTGGTGTGTTTGAACATATCGGGAATTTAAAGCAGTCCTTGAAAAAGTTAGCTTCTTTTCTCAGGGAAGATGGCATGGCATTGATTCACTTAATCAGTACTCGGTTACCTCACAATATCTATAGTCCTTTTCTGAACAAATATATTTTCCCAAACGCGCGAATTTGGAATTACGAAGCGATTCCTAATTGCGACCGAGCTTTGAAAACTATTGACAAGTGGTACTTGAATGGAATCAATTACGCAAAAACTTTGCATATTTGGCTCGAAAATTTTGATAAAAACCAAGCCAAAATTAGCAATTTAAATTACCGAATGAAATACAATAAATTTCGCCGTATTTGGAGACTCTATTTACTTTGGTGTATCTCCTATTTTGAAAGTTGCGATGGAGAAATTTTGGGCTTAGGTCAATATCTGCTAACTCAAGCTTGA
- a CDS encoding heavy-metal-associated domain-containing protein, whose amino-acid sequence MTIQLKIPNMACGACGKTIAKAIQSIDPNAEVQTDPKTKQVTVETIASLTSVRNAIAAAGYPAA is encoded by the coding sequence ATGACTATACAACTAAAAATCCCTAATATGGCTTGTGGTGCTTGTGGCAAAACCATCGCTAAAGCAATTCAGTCAATCGATCCGAATGCCGAAGTACAAACCGATCCTAAAACCAAACAAGTAACGGTAGAAACGATCGCATCTCTTACATCAGTAAGAAATGCGATCGCTGCTGCTGGTTATCCCGCTGCTTAA
- a CDS encoding ferredoxin-thioredoxin reductase catalytic domain-containing protein yields MNAKTNQKLGSKKNLEVMIRFAETYAKQTDTYYCIDPSVTAVVIEGLAQHKDELGSPLCPCRHYEDKEAEVKAAYWNCPCVPMRERKECHCLLFLTPDHEFAGDEQEVDREALAAVRQNL; encoded by the coding sequence ATGAACGCCAAAACTAATCAAAAACTTGGCAGTAAAAAAAATTTAGAAGTAATGATTAGGTTTGCCGAAACCTATGCCAAGCAAACTGACACATACTATTGTATCGATCCATCTGTGACTGCCGTGGTAATTGAAGGACTTGCCCAGCACAAAGACGAATTGGGTTCTCCCTTGTGTCCCTGTCGTCATTACGAAGACAAGGAAGCAGAAGTCAAGGCAGCCTATTGGAACTGTCCCTGCGTGCCGATGCGAGAGCGTAAAGAATGCCATTGTTTGTTATTTCTTACTCCAGACCACGAATTTGCAGGGGACGAGCAGGAAGTAGATCGAGAAGCACTAGCAGCAGTGAGGCAGAATTTGTAA